A stretch of the Nicotiana tabacum cultivar K326 chromosome 6, ASM71507v2, whole genome shotgun sequence genome encodes the following:
- the LOC107797565 gene encoding uncharacterized protein LOC107797565, translated as MASIDPTIESLLAHASTANHAWNILQTTYANKSHSRKFSLRDTLKKDSCSVGECMKEIKSIVDDLPSSGSLLLDEEIVIKVLSGLGSDYKELYAAIRARNNPIFFEELYNELLTHELNTSQAYPNHHLNNSSQYPTSFNPSYTNRNNQQRIQCQIVDSGASHHITNSSQSLQACAEFLGTDEIIVGDGFEHESMSSARSG; from the exons ATGGCATCAATTGATCCTACAATAGAATCTCTGTTAGCTCACGCATCCACTGCCAACCATGCTTGGAATATACTTCAAACCACCTATGCCAATAAATCTCATTCACGCAAATTTAGCCTTCGTGATACTCTAAAAAAGGACTCATGTTCAGTTGGTGAATGCATGAAAGAAATCAAATCAATCGTTGATGATCTCCCCTCTAGTGGTTCTCTGTTGTTGGATGAAGAAATTGTCATCAAAGTTCTAAGTGGTCTAGGTTCTGATTACAAAGAACTCTATGCTGCTATTAGGGCTAGAAATAACCCTATTTTCTTTGAAGAACTTTACAACGAACTGCTGACACATGAACT GAACACATCACAAGCCTACCCCAACCACCACCTTAATAACAGCTCTCAATATCCTACATCTTTCAATCCCTCTTACACTAATCGCAATAACCAGCAACGTATCCAATGTCAG ATAGTTGATTCTGGAGCTTCCCATCACATTACCAATAGTTCTCAATCTCTACAGGCCTGTGCTGAATTCCTAGGCACAGATGAAATCATTGTTGGAGATG GATTTGAACATGAGAGCATGTCTTCTGCAAGGTCAGGGTAG
- the LOC107797563 gene encoding putative acetyltransferase At3g50280 — MHCSTMEAVTLLSKCTIFPSQKSSLPDLKLSVSDLPMLSTHYIQKGGLFTRPPFSITDLLSLLKRSLSQTLTQFPPLAGRLVTDSDGYVYISCNDAGADFIHAAATHIFVRDVIGSIDVPDHVNEFFAFDRTVSYQGHFNPLLAVKVTELADGVFIGCSVNHAVIDGTSLWNFFNTFAELTRGVKRITRQPDFSRDSVLISPAVLKLPAGGPKVTFSLDAPLRERIFSFSRESILRLKDKTNNNHKWNVDGEIDITELMGKQSNDPLKISDGKITPLTWLRNAVRKTETEGITENQTAEISSFQSLCALLWREVTRARKFHASKMTTFRMAVNCRHRLQPKLHPLYFGNAIQSIPTYASAGDVLSHDLRWCAEQLNKNVKVHDNDMVRKCVEDWESDPRCFPLGNFDGAMLTMGSSPRFPMYDNDFGWGRPIAVRSGRANKFDGKISAFPGRKGGGSVDLEVVLAPETMAGLESDPEFMQFVTGY, encoded by the coding sequence ATGCATTGTTCAACCATGGAAGCTGTAACTTTGCTCTCCAAATGCACCATCttcccttcccaaaaatcttctCTCCCTGACCTTAAACTCTCTGTTTCTGACCTTCCTATGCTTTCTACTCACTACATTCAGAAAGGTGGTCTCTTCACTCGTCCTCCTTTCTCTATCACCGACCTCCTTTCCCTCCTCAAACGCAGCCTTTCTCAAACTCTCACCCAATTTCCTCCCCTGGCCGGTCGCTTAGTCACTGACTCTGACGGCTACGTTTACATTTCTTGCAATGATGCTGGTGCTGATTTCATCCACGCCGCCGCTACTCACATTTTTGTCCGTGACGTCATTGGGTCAATCGACGTTCCTGACCATGTCAATGAGTTCTTCGCTTTTGACAGAACTGTGAGCTATCAAGGCCATTTCAATCCTCTTCTTGCTGTAAAAGTTACGGAGTTAGCCGACGGTGTCTTTATTGGCTGCTCCGTCAACCACGCCGTTATTGATGGAACGTCGTTATGGAACTTCTTCAATACATTCGCTGAATTGACTAGGGGCGTGAAGAGGATTACGAGGCAACCGGACTTTAGCCGTGACTCTGTTTTGATATCCCCGGCGGTGCTTAAACTTCCGGCTGGTGGGCCCAAGGTTACCTTCTCTTTGGACGCACCCTTGAGGGAAAGGATATTTAGTTTCAGCAGGGAATCAATTCTAAGGCTGAAAGATAAGaccaacaacaatcacaaatggAATGTGGACGGAGAAATCGACATCACTGAATTGATGGGGAAACAGAGTAACGATCCTTTGAAAATATCTGACGGCAAGATAACGCCGTTAACTTGGTTGAGGAATGCGGTTAGGAAAACAGAAACGGAAGGTATAACTGAAAATCAAACCGCTGAGATCTCATCATTTCAATCACTTTGCGCATTGCTTTGGCGTGAGGTGACCCGTGCGAGGAAATTTCATGCTTCCAAAATGACGACATTTCGGATGGCCGTTAATTGCCGGCATAGACTCCAGCCAAAGCTCCATCCATTATATTTCGGCAACGCAATTCAGAGCATTCCGACTTATGCGTCGGCCGGTGACGTTTTATCTCACGATTTGCGGTGGTGCGCGGAGCAATTGAACAAGAACGTGAAGGTGCACGATAACGATATGGTGAGGAAGTGCGTAGAGGATTGGGAGAGTGACCCGCGGTGTTTCCCACTGGGGAATTTCGACGGAGCTATGCTCACAATGGGGAGCTCCCCAAGATTTCCAATGTACGACAATGATTTCGGGTGGGGCAGACCCATCGCTGTCCGGAGCGGGCGGGCCAATAAATTTGACGGAAAGATATCAGCATTTCCAGGAAGAAAAGGGGGCGGCAGCGTGGATTTGGAGGTGGTGTTGGCACCGGAAACAATGGCTGGATTAGAGTCCGACCCGGAATTCATGCAATTTGTTACAGGGTATTAA